The candidate division WOR-3 bacterium genome has a segment encoding these proteins:
- a CDS encoding glycosyltransferase family 4 protein: MKKILFATHSPYYIGGEKSMLDVLKGIKSYFNVALLVPEGELYEIAKKEGIKVYKLPFKDSLIWKTKRKFLLPLFKSEIPKILEGLNKIVKDYNPDIIYTHSMKMHLFFSLFFLKNKKKLVWHFRDIPEESSKFIFKFFSIFPNRIIAISEGVKRFFPIKSKIRVVYNGIKIPEKIEENNNIKKKRFTILSVGNIQYWKAQDLIIECAKRLKNFDFWIIGDAIHPGEKKFKDKIIKKIKEEKIENVILWGKRDDVFSFYKECDVFLHIPRAREGFGRVIVEAMAMKKPVIVSNVAALPEIVNDAGFLVRNGDLDDICSKILLYYNDENLRKEMGERGFIRYKNLFTPEKMIEGVLKCLKEII, from the coding sequence GTTTTGAAAGGTATAAAGAGCTACTTTAATGTTGCTCTTTTGGTTCCTGAAGGTGAGTTATATGAAATTGCAAAAAAGGAAGGAATAAAAGTTTATAAATTGCCCTTTAAAGATTCTTTGATATGGAAAACAAAGAGAAAATTTCTTTTACCCTTATTTAAAAGTGAAATTCCAAAAATTTTAGAGGGATTAAATAAAATTGTTAAGGATTATAATCCCGATATTATTTATACTCATTCTATGAAAATGCATTTATTTTTCTCCCTTTTCTTTTTAAAAAATAAAAAAAAACTTGTATGGCATTTCAGGGACATACCAGAAGAAAGTTCAAAATTTATATTTAAATTTTTTTCAATTTTTCCTAACAGAATAATTGCTATTTCTGAAGGAGTTAAAAGATTTTTCCCTATTAAAAGTAAAATTAGAGTTGTTTACAATGGTATAAAAATACCTGAAAAGATAGAAGAAAATAATAATATAAAAAAGAAAAGGTTTACAATATTGAGTGTTGGGAACATCCAGTACTGGAAAGCACAGGATTTAATAATTGAATGTGCCAAAAGGTTAAAAAATTTTGATTTCTGGATTATTGGTGATGCAATTCATCCAGGTGAAAAGAAATTTAAAGATAAAATAATCAAAAAAATAAAGGAAGAAAAAATTGAAAATGTTATTTTATGGGGAAAAAGGGATGATGTTTTTTCCTTTTATAAAGAATGTGATGTTTTTTTACATATTCCGAGGGCAAGAGAAGGATTTGGAAGGGTTATCGTTGAAGCAATGGCAATGAAAAAACCTGTTATAGTATCAAATGTGGCAGCTTTACCTGAAATTGTAAACGATGCAGGTTTTCTTGTAAGAAATGGAGATTTAGATGATATATGCAGTAAAATTCTTTTATATTACAATGATGAAAATTTAAGAAAAGAAATGGGGGAAAGAGGATTCATAAGATATAAAAATTTATTTACACCTGAAAAGATGATAGAAGGGGTTTTAAAATGCCTGAAAGAAATTATTTAA